One Chloroflexota bacterium genomic window carries:
- a CDS encoding PH domain-containing protein: protein MDTTDLTQKGIQALKAGDAELARKFLRYATNHNPEDLQAWLWLSGAVESKQEKIDCLEKALEIDPHNAAAVQGLSKLIDGYIPPRQASPEYVPPFADGTEEKLSPPTQPTPPRRTAAFELQSHAEQRQRERHVISARPVIISGVISAFFIAASLVVMATFIIYTDIVAAAATIGGMIFFTALVTLLFTVILRALWRRLFHQYKLTTHYLIVDTGSSAAKKRNIPLTDIRGVRCKQSLLGKIFGYGNITIAIHQQPNDLILNSVPDCKKWVKLVQRMVKRAHQINESGH, encoded by the coding sequence ATGGATACCACAGACCTCACCCAAAAAGGAATTCAGGCCCTGAAAGCTGGCGATGCTGAACTGGCGCGCAAATTCCTGCGTTATGCCACAAATCATAACCCCGAAGATCTTCAAGCCTGGTTATGGCTATCGGGCGCAGTGGAGAGCAAGCAAGAAAAAATTGATTGCCTGGAAAAAGCGCTTGAAATCGATCCGCACAATGCCGCTGCCGTACAGGGGTTATCGAAACTCATTGATGGGTATATCCCCCCCAGACAAGCATCACCGGAATATGTGCCCCCATTCGCAGATGGGACCGAAGAAAAACTATCCCCGCCTACGCAGCCGACTCCGCCGCGCCGCACAGCAGCCTTCGAACTACAAAGCCACGCCGAGCAACGCCAGCGAGAGCGCCATGTAATTTCTGCCCGCCCTGTGATTATCTCTGGCGTGATCAGCGCATTTTTCATTGCCGCATCCCTGGTTGTGATGGCGACTTTTATCATCTATACCGATATTGTCGCAGCTGCGGCAACCATTGGCGGGATGATCTTTTTCACTGCACTGGTGACGCTTTTATTCACAGTTATTCTGCGCGCTTTATGGCGGCGCCTGTTCCATCAATATAAACTGACCACGCATTATTTAATCGTAGACACTGGCTCCAGTGCCGCTAAAAAACGTAACATCCCACTAACAGATATTCGGGGCGTACGCTGTAAACAATCCCTTCTGGGGAAAATCTTCGGCTACGGAAATATCACTATCGCGATTCATCAACAGCCCAACGATTTGATCCTGAATTCCGTGCCCGATTGCAAAAAATGGGTCAAACTCGTTCAACGGATGGTAAAGCGAGCGCATCAGATTAACGAAAGTGGGCACTAA
- a CDS encoding ClbS/DfsB family four-helix bundle protein has translation MNKSEIKKQLKRSREQLFEILDKLSDEQLETPGVEGNWSIKDIIMHIMLWESEIIKLLWQAQQGLHPTTAHFAQQRDIDQINADWFEEHKDRPLDRVFPDFAGVRQQTLRRIDSFNDHDLNDVKRYAWLKGEPLWKWIADSSFAHEEKHIVEIRKWLASQ, from the coding sequence ATGAATAAATCTGAAATCAAAAAACAACTGAAACGATCTCGCGAACAGCTTTTCGAAATCCTCGACAAGCTCAGCGATGAACAGCTTGAAACCCCGGGCGTGGAGGGCAACTGGTCGATCAAAGACATCATTATGCATATCATGCTTTGGGAATCGGAGATTATCAAGCTGCTTTGGCAAGCGCAGCAAGGCTTACATCCCACAACGGCCCATTTCGCCCAACAGCGCGATATCGACCAAATCAACGCCGACTGGTTTGAAGAGCACAAAGACCGCCCGTTAGACCGCGTTTTCCCGGATTTTGCGGGCGTGCGTCAACAAACCCTGCGCCGCATTGACTCCTTTAACGATCACGACCTAAACGATGTCAAACGCTATGCCTGGCTCAAGGGCGAACCGCTCTGGAAGTGGATAGCCGATAGCAGTTTTGCCCACGAGGAAAAACATATCGTCGAAATTCGCAAATGGCTGGCAAGCCAATGA